The Calditrichota bacterium genomic interval AGAAAAGAATGACGTACAAGAAGAAGGGCGCCGGAGTTTCCTGGCGAATCTTCTGTATGGAGGAGGAATCCTTGCCGCATTTGGGGGATTTACAGCGGGTCTTCTTCGGTTCATTATACCCGAAAAACGGCCGCCCAAAATGAAAGAGGTTTTGGTTGCCCATTTCAATGAAATTGAAGTGGGGAATGCCAAGCCTATGGAGGTGGCCGGACAGAAGATTTTTGTGGTTCATTTAAAAGAGGGATATCGCGTTCTTTCAGCCATCTGTACGCATCTGGGGTGTATTGTTCAATGGCAGAAAGAAAACCAGGAATTCTTTTGTCCCTGCCACAAGGGCCGCTATCGTCCTGATGGAACGGTGATTTCCGGACCGCCTCCCCGACCTCTGGATCACTTTCGAGTGGAGGTAAAAACAGGGCTGGTTTATGTCTGGATGAAAGAAAAATACACAGGAGGGCTTGTATGAGCGTACTTAAAAAGGAATGGTGGGTGGAAAGGGTCCCTCTGGATTACGAGAAAGCGATAGGAATTGTACGAGATCTTGTGATCAAGGAACCCATTCCCGTACACATGAAAAAATGGTACTATGCAATGGGAGCCACGCCCCTGATTTTATTCTTGCTTCAGGTGACAACCGGGCTTTTGCTGACATTTTATTTTATCCCCTCACCAGATATGGCTTACGAGAGTGTACGGCATATTCAACAGGATGTTCCTCTGGGGTTCTGGATTCGGGGATTGCACCGCTGGGGAGCCAACCTGATGATTATAGCGGTTTTTCTCCACATGCTGCGTGTCTTTTTTACCCGGGCATATCGCAAACCTCGGGAAATCAACTGGATACTGGGAACCCTTCTTTTGGGAACGACCCTGACAATGGGGTTTACGGGATATTCCCTTACCTACAACCAGCTTTCGTATTGGGCAACAACGGTTGGAACCAACCTCGTTAATCAACTTCCCCTGATCGGACACTGGCTTCTCACATTTATGCGGGGCGGAGAAGAGGTCTCTGCCAACACCCTGACCCGATTTTTTGTTTTTCATGAATTGTTTGTGCCTTCAATTTTATTTATTCTCATCGCCCTGCACATTTTTATGATTCATCTTCACGGCGTGGCCGAATTGGAAGGCCACGAAGGCGAGGGGTACTACGCCTTTTATCCTGATCATTTTGTTAAAGGAATTTACATCACCCTGTTTCTGCTGGTTTTCATGAGTACACTTGCAATTTTAATTCCGCCGGGAATCGGAGTTCCGGCAGATCCCACCCAAACACCTATGCATATCAAACCCGAGTGGTATTTTTATTCGGTCTACGGACTACTAAAACTTGTGCCGCTGTGGCTGGGTGTGTATCTGGTTCTGGCATTTATGATTGTACTGGTTTTCTGGCCTTTTATCGATGATTGGTTTCGGGCAAAATGGCCCAAAGCGCCTATCGGTTATGTCCTGGGCGGAACAACCGCTGTACTGGCGCTGGTATTTACAATAATGGAACTATTAGCAAAATAAATAAAAGGAGGGTATTTTTATGGCCAAGGGAGATGGAACAAAGTATCTGGTCGGAATTTTTTCGATTCTATTTTTGGTGACCCTGGTAATTGTGGCCGGCGTTGAGACGAAAAAGAGCGAATCTACAAAACCCGAAGTTGAACTAACCGGCAAGAGCAAACAATGTGTCACCTGTCACGAACGAAAAGGAATCGCCGTTAAACAAATTGAACAGTGGGAAGATAGCAAACATGCGGAATATGGCATTGGATGTATCGAATGCCATGCCGCAAAGAAAGGCGATTTTGATGCCTTTACCTGTCCGGGTAGTGATATTTTAGTGGGCCGTTACCCGACCCCCAAAGATTGTAGTGTTTGTCATGATAAGGAAGTGAAAGAATTTGAAAACAGCAAGCATGCTCACCAATTCTGGCTTTTGCATAATGATGACCGTGCCGTGTATGAATTTCCCTCTGCGGTTAAGCACGGATGCGAACAATGCCACAGAATTGGAAATATGTGGCCCGACAGCAGCGTGGGCGACTGCTCGGCCTGCCATACCAGGCACTCCTTTAAAATTGCCCAGGCCCGAAATCCGAAGACATGCGGAGAATGTCACCTGGGGCCAGACCATCCGCATATTGAGATTTATGAAGAATCCAAGCACGGAAACATCTGGGCGGCCGAAGGAAAAGATTGGGACATGGGGTACGAAACGACGAATCACGAAAAAATCCCAATTAAAGCCCCCGTGTGCACAACCTGTCACATGGATGGTAGTCCCACACAGCCCATGACCCACAACGTGAGTGCACGCCTGGCCTGGGAGTCACAGGCCCCGTGGAGTTATCGCACGGTCTGGGATGAGGAGCACCTGGGTACCTGGCAGAAAAAACGGGAACGTATGAAAGAGATTTGTCTTAACTGTCATGCTCCCGATTTTGTTAATGAATACTTTTTGGAAGCCGACCTTGTCAATCTTCAATACAACGAAATTCGGCGTCAGTTTGTTTACTGGAATAAAAAATTGTATAAGGAAAAATTGATGTATCCCTGGAAAACCGGCGACCGCCTCTGGACAAATCCCGTATTGGACGGCTATGATCAGGAGCCGGAGCGCGCGAAATATTATGCCTGGCACCATGAAGGACGGCGTTTCCGCCACGGAGCCGAGATGATGGGGGCCGATTTTACCCAGTGGCATGGCATCTGGGAAGTTCAGCAAGACTTTATTGAAATGCTGAACTGGGCAGCCGACCATGGGGATGCCGAGGCCAAGGTGTGGCAGAAATCCAATAATCCCACTAAAATGATTACATTCAAACTATATGATGTTCCAGGGAATGAATGGGGAATCAACACGGAGCTTTATAAACCCAACTTTGTGTACCAGATGTTTCCCGATTATTGGACCCGCATTAAATCCAATGTGAAAGCCGCTTATGAAAAGGGACTCCTTTCACAGGATCAATGGGAATTATGGTTGAAGCGATACAATAACAAAGAATACTACATGGGTACGAAATTTCCGGAACACCCGAAATGGAAATTCTACAAGGAACGTGATCAAAGGGATCTGAAACACATGAAGGAATCGGTTATTGATCTGAATCTTCCGGGAGAATCCTTTTACAAAGACATGCACTGATAAAGACATTCTTGAAAAATTGAGAATACAAGAAGCGGAAGCACGTGCTTCCGCTTCTTTGGTTTTGCCTGCCTTTTCTGCAATAAAGTCCCAATTTTTTTCAAATGAGCCGATTTTCTCTTGATTTTTAAAGTTTTTTTTTTAAATTAAGATCATACATTTTGATTTTAATTCTCAATTCCTCTATATTTTCGCTAACTATACGAAATTTGTTCAGCAGTCGAATCGGAACAAATTGAAAAAAGTATGGTAATAAAGAAATGTGATTTTCCTGCTTTTCCTTGGTTTTAGGAATGTCCGGCTTAGCATTAAATTTAATGAATTATGCTCATATAACCTTCTGTAAATGTGTCTGTTTATAAAAACATATCCTTTCAATTCAGATTTTTGTGTACGCATAAAGGAATAAAGTAAGCAAGCAGGCTGTTCCATGACAAACCATTAAAAAAGGAGGGTTCAATCCATGAGAATTAGAAAAATGAAAATTGGCCTGGGTGTGATGTTTGCCGCCGGCTTAATTTTAACCTGGATGAGCATGGGGATATCCGGCACACCGCAGGCAAAAAAAGGTCAGTTTAAGTACATTGGCGTATTAAAATGCAAAATGTGCCACAACAGCGCCCGGAAAGGAAATCAATTTAAAATCTGGAAAAGCAGTCCTCATGCCAAGGCCTATGAAGCTCTTGGAACCGCTGAGGCAAAAGCGATTGCCAAGAAAAAAGGGATTGCTGACCCGCAAAAAAGCCCGAAATGTTTAAAATGTCATGTAACGGGTTATGGAGAGCCCAAAACGGCTTTTGGACCCAAATATCACATGGAAGATGGGGTTACCTGTGAGGCCTGCCACGGTCCGGGATCGGCTTATTGGAAATCAAGTGTGATGCGAAAATTATATAAGGGCCAAATTGATCCCAAAACCGTCGGATACATTCAACCGAATGAAAAAACGTGCGTACAATGCCATAATCCGGAAAGTCCGACCTATAAGAAATTTGTTTATGCAAAATTCTGGAAAGAAATTGCCCACAATATTCCCAAGAAATAGGCATTCGAATTTTAGAAACACAAAAGCATCTCCAGAAGGAGATGCTTTTGTGTTTTATAACCCTGGCAAAACGCTTTGGGCACCCATTGGAAAAACCAACCGCCAAATCATCCTGCGAAAACCATCCTGACACCCTACGTTTTATCGGCTTATCGTTTGCCATCTCGGTCGAATGAATCAAACCCAATAAAGCATGTTGAATAATTCAACAAAAATAGGGGCAGATAGGCCTCAAAATCAAAAGCTCTTAAAAAACTGAAAATTTTTATTGATTTTTATTGTGTAAAGTTTAAATTAGTAAGCAATATTATGAGTATGTTAAATGCGATATAAATCAATCATTAAAAATTCTTTTTGCCTTCAGATTTTACAGGATCATAAAATAGTTTCTCTGAAATTTCATATTTGAAAATTATATTTTTAAAAGTGTGTCTGATCAAAATAGGCCCATTTTATCAATAGCAGAAGGA includes:
- a CDS encoding cytochrome C554, yielding MRIRKMKIGLGVMFAAGLILTWMSMGISGTPQAKKGQFKYIGVLKCKMCHNSARKGNQFKIWKSSPHAKAYEALGTAEAKAIAKKKGIADPQKSPKCLKCHVTGYGEPKTAFGPKYHMEDGVTCEACHGPGSAYWKSSVMRKLYKGQIDPKTVGYIQPNEKTCVQCHNPESPTYKKFVYAKFWKEIAHNIPKK
- a CDS encoding ubiquinol-cytochrome c reductase iron-sulfur subunit, with product MKEVLVAHFNEIEVGNAKPMEVAGQKIFVVHLKEGYRVLSAICTHLGCIVQWQKENQEFFCPCHKGRYRPDGTVISGPPPRPLDHFRVEVKTGLVYVWMKEKYTGGLV
- a CDS encoding cytochrome C, which produces MAKGDGTKYLVGIFSILFLVTLVIVAGVETKKSESTKPEVELTGKSKQCVTCHERKGIAVKQIEQWEDSKHAEYGIGCIECHAAKKGDFDAFTCPGSDILVGRYPTPKDCSVCHDKEVKEFENSKHAHQFWLLHNDDRAVYEFPSAVKHGCEQCHRIGNMWPDSSVGDCSACHTRHSFKIAQARNPKTCGECHLGPDHPHIEIYEESKHGNIWAAEGKDWDMGYETTNHEKIPIKAPVCTTCHMDGSPTQPMTHNVSARLAWESQAPWSYRTVWDEEHLGTWQKKRERMKEICLNCHAPDFVNEYFLEADLVNLQYNEIRRQFVYWNKKLYKEKLMYPWKTGDRLWTNPVLDGYDQEPERAKYYAWHHEGRRFRHGAEMMGADFTQWHGIWEVQQDFIEMLNWAADHGDAEAKVWQKSNNPTKMITFKLYDVPGNEWGINTELYKPNFVYQMFPDYWTRIKSNVKAAYEKGLLSQDQWELWLKRYNNKEYYMGTKFPEHPKWKFYKERDQRDLKHMKESVIDLNLPGESFYKDMH
- a CDS encoding cytochrome bc complex cytochrome b subunit, whose product is MSVLKKEWWVERVPLDYEKAIGIVRDLVIKEPIPVHMKKWYYAMGATPLILFLLQVTTGLLLTFYFIPSPDMAYESVRHIQQDVPLGFWIRGLHRWGANLMIIAVFLHMLRVFFTRAYRKPREINWILGTLLLGTTLTMGFTGYSLTYNQLSYWATTVGTNLVNQLPLIGHWLLTFMRGGEEVSANTLTRFFVFHELFVPSILFILIALHIFMIHLHGVAELEGHEGEGYYAFYPDHFVKGIYITLFLLVFMSTLAILIPPGIGVPADPTQTPMHIKPEWYFYSVYGLLKLVPLWLGVYLVLAFMIVLVFWPFIDDWFRAKWPKAPIGYVLGGTTAVLALVFTIMELLAK